A window from Alkalicoccobacillus plakortidis encodes these proteins:
- a CDS encoding bacteriophage Gp15 family protein: protein MFSLAYPLDDSVVISGQMYTVNMSFDNIIRLIEMLGDNELNDEVKVEIGIEMLMGNVDFDIETKATILQKLFETVVAQKEVKAPLDIKGNPMPAQKEERVYSLVEDAEYIYASFMQDYQIDLFEQQGTLHWNKFKALLGGLRADTKFKEVLQIRQMELPTGKGTAKERKRIKEMQEAYELKGNAEF from the coding sequence ATGTTTTCTCTTGCCTATCCTTTAGATGATTCAGTTGTAATTTCGGGACAAATGTACACCGTGAACATGAGCTTTGACAATATTATTAGACTGATAGAAATGCTCGGCGACAATGAGCTCAACGATGAAGTTAAAGTTGAAATTGGTATAGAAATGTTAATGGGTAACGTCGATTTTGATATCGAGACAAAAGCAACCATTCTACAAAAACTGTTTGAAACAGTGGTCGCTCAAAAGGAAGTGAAGGCTCCTTTAGACATTAAAGGGAACCCAATGCCCGCACAAAAAGAAGAACGAGTCTACTCTCTTGTGGAAGACGCAGAATATATTTATGCTTCATTTATGCAGGATTATCAAATTGATTTGTTTGAGCAACAAGGAACGTTGCATTGGAATAAATTCAAAGCGTTATTAGGTGGACTTAGGGCAGATACAAAATTTAAAGAAGTGCTACAAATCAGACAGATGGAGTTACCTACAGGAAAAGGTACAGCAAAAGAGCGAAAACGTATTAAAGAAATGCAAGAGGCTTACGAATTGAAGGGGAATGCGGAATTTTAA
- a CDS encoding minor capsid protein yields MKKMSSDTQTSYYDGSHDKKLVFEVITKHEHQLEAYNTLLKITSDLTQIKDVPSANNTYLFNGINVKTNPDQYGKDETYYYYSAAFSADLYIKERF; encoded by the coding sequence TTGAAGAAAATGTCCTCTGATACTCAGACATCTTACTATGATGGCTCACACGATAAGAAGTTAGTATTCGAAGTAATCACTAAGCATGAACATCAACTAGAAGCGTATAATACACTTCTAAAAATAACGAGTGACCTAACTCAAATCAAGGATGTTCCAAGTGCTAATAACACGTATTTGTTTAACGGTATAAATGTAAAAACAAATCCTGATCAGTACGGAAAAGATGAAACATATTATTATTACTCAGCTGCATTTAGCGCTGACCTATATATTAAGGAGAGATTTTGA
- a CDS encoding phage tail spike protein, translating into MAEIYILNSQDHLITTLSEETGLQATHFREELNGLPDQPFSFTINAEVEEAKYVLEENQVVFKDKEGELRLFVIKELDDSDDVSGAVTTAFCEPAFMELKENIIVDSRFVNRPALEVLTAVLQGTRWTGSVEVELGQYTTNFYYETSIDAIWTIMEIWGGEFKDTVEFNGNQITARKIRILARRGLDSGKRFEIGYNMQEIQRTILSYPTTAIYGRGSSLNNDNSEGDNEDVALTRYLDFADVVWRKSSGDPVDKPAGQKWVGDPDALQKYGREHNGQLLHREAEWQNGDYDDPTELLKATWEQLQRVKCPEINYRLAAHMLEVIAGYEHEKVSLGDTARAIDRKFSRPIEIQARVIAMEYDLLDIEESAVVEMGQALSVHGYDDRLDKVVRQINDNRGKWDEAARPIDGSRYPNIVPPVPPNVKATGLFAAVLVEWDFDYILTYIQGYEVYASEVKGFLPSPETMVYRGMGNSFSYTFEPNKQLYFRVRAFNYHGRFSLYSQEVTAMTARIISDDILFGPEIAAELKELSKTAQLLADNSLSGKELVDGSIIAEKIAQGIIEMGHLKPGIIDLDKFADETLEQIRDTAKEYTEEEIQEIRESIQEELKKKAGLEFVEGKFKFSDAKLIELDQIAEDLKRDVGSVEGTVSSMTLDLDEAKAQLKLNAIELENVDETLTSHETQLEVNSRAIAARATKDELNTLTGTVTKLRGDFEFSATGLRTEFSSLSKTVTDNKTNVESQLATIKEMQSTFETTVNGLKATVSSVETIADKASRDVTQITVRANELTQTVGQFTKQSFCY; encoded by the coding sequence ATGGCAGAAATATATATTTTAAATTCACAGGATCATTTGATTACTACTCTCTCAGAAGAGACTGGTTTACAAGCTACACATTTCCGAGAAGAGCTGAACGGGCTGCCCGATCAGCCTTTTTCTTTTACCATAAATGCTGAGGTGGAGGAAGCTAAATATGTGTTGGAGGAAAATCAAGTTGTTTTTAAAGACAAGGAAGGCGAATTAAGATTATTCGTTATCAAAGAACTTGATGATTCAGATGATGTAAGTGGAGCTGTGACGACCGCTTTCTGCGAACCCGCATTTATGGAGCTTAAAGAAAACATTATTGTTGACAGCCGCTTTGTTAACCGCCCAGCTCTGGAAGTATTAACAGCTGTTTTGCAAGGAACCAGATGGACAGGGAGTGTAGAAGTGGAGCTTGGCCAATACACCACAAACTTCTATTATGAAACTTCAATTGATGCCATCTGGACCATCATGGAGATCTGGGGCGGAGAATTTAAAGATACTGTTGAATTTAACGGCAATCAGATTACCGCACGCAAAATTCGTATCTTGGCCAGGCGAGGGTTGGATAGTGGCAAACGATTCGAAATAGGTTATAACATGCAAGAAATTCAACGGACCATCCTTTCTTATCCGACCACAGCTATTTATGGACGGGGATCATCTTTAAATAATGATAATAGCGAGGGAGACAATGAGGATGTCGCACTTACACGCTATCTAGACTTTGCTGATGTAGTTTGGCGTAAGTCATCAGGAGATCCAGTAGATAAACCTGCGGGTCAAAAGTGGGTGGGTGATCCTGACGCTTTACAAAAGTATGGTCGAGAACATAATGGTCAACTACTTCACCGAGAGGCCGAATGGCAAAATGGAGACTACGACGATCCAACTGAGTTATTAAAAGCAACGTGGGAACAATTGCAAAGAGTTAAGTGTCCAGAAATTAATTACCGCCTTGCTGCACACATGCTTGAAGTAATTGCGGGTTATGAACATGAGAAGGTAAGTCTCGGTGATACGGCTAGGGCAATTGATCGTAAATTCTCGCGCCCAATTGAGATTCAGGCACGTGTCATTGCTATGGAGTATGACCTACTTGATATTGAAGAATCTGCTGTAGTTGAAATGGGACAAGCTTTGTCTGTACATGGTTATGATGACAGGCTAGATAAAGTAGTCAGACAGATTAATGATAACCGTGGTAAATGGGATGAAGCAGCTCGTCCTATTGATGGGAGTCGTTACCCAAATATCGTTCCGCCAGTACCACCAAATGTAAAAGCAACAGGACTCTTTGCAGCAGTTTTAGTTGAGTGGGATTTTGATTATATCCTCACATATATACAAGGATATGAAGTCTATGCCTCTGAGGTAAAAGGCTTTTTACCGTCACCAGAAACAATGGTTTATAGAGGGATGGGTAATAGCTTTTCTTACACATTTGAGCCAAATAAACAGCTATATTTTCGTGTAAGGGCTTTTAACTATCATGGACGTTTTTCGCTTTACTCACAAGAAGTAACAGCGATGACAGCCCGAATTATCTCAGATGATATTCTATTCGGTCCTGAGATAGCAGCGGAGCTGAAAGAATTATCTAAAACAGCTCAACTTTTAGCAGATAATAGTTTATCAGGTAAAGAGCTAGTTGATGGTTCTATCATCGCTGAAAAAATAGCTCAGGGCATTATCGAAATGGGTCATCTAAAGCCAGGTATCATTGATTTAGACAAATTTGCAGACGAAACGCTTGAGCAGATCCGAGATACAGCTAAGGAGTACACCGAGGAAGAAATTCAAGAGATCAGAGAGAGTATTCAAGAGGAGCTAAAGAAAAAAGCAGGACTAGAATTTGTAGAAGGTAAGTTTAAATTTAGTGACGCAAAACTCATTGAGCTAGATCAGATTGCCGAAGATTTAAAACGGGATGTTGGCAGTGTAGAGGGAACTGTATCGAGCATGACTTTGGATTTAGATGAAGCAAAGGCTCAACTTAAACTCAATGCTATAGAGCTTGAGAATGTTGATGAAACATTAACTTCTCACGAAACACAATTAGAGGTTAATTCCCGGGCGATTGCAGCCAGAGCAACCAAAGATGAGCTAAATACTTTAACGGGTACTGTCACTAAGTTAAGAGGAGATTTTGAGTTCTCTGCCACAGGTCTACGAACGGAATTCTCAAGCTTATCAAAAACCGTTACGGATAATAAAACGAATGTAGAAAGCCAACTTGCAACTATTAAAGAAATGCAATCAACTTTTGAAACAACTGTTAATGGTCTTAAAGCGACTGTTTCATCCGTAGAAACCATTGCGGATAAGGCTAGTCGTGATGTAACACAAATTACCGTTCGAGCAAATGAACTTACTCAGACGGTTGGTCAATTCACCAAGCAAAGTTTCTGCTATTGA
- a CDS encoding phage tail tube protein: MSRKKNALTSYFVAPLVKGSETPDFMELAKWISSVTDESEENVEDTGYYDGDGTPEKDVTSVSESYSFEGMYDDEDPAMKFIAGLKQELGEGRKIMFKKVESNGDTYEGQATVTEPKSSGGEAIEYAVFSCIISFDKRPKKSVGSPVEEETQD, encoded by the coding sequence ATGAGTCGTAAAAAGAATGCATTAACAAGTTATTTTGTAGCACCACTAGTGAAAGGTTCAGAAACACCTGATTTTATGGAACTGGCTAAATGGATTTCCTCAGTTACAGATGAATCTGAGGAGAATGTAGAAGACACAGGCTATTATGATGGCGACGGTACACCAGAGAAGGATGTTACTTCTGTTTCAGAGAGCTATTCTTTTGAAGGAATGTATGACGATGAGGATCCTGCTATGAAGTTCATTGCTGGATTAAAGCAAGAGCTTGGTGAGGGACGTAAGATCATGTTTAAAAAAGTGGAATCTAATGGTGATACTTACGAGGGACAAGCAACGGTAACAGAACCCAAGTCATCTGGGGGCGAAGCCATTGAATATGCGGTTTTCAGTTGTATTATTTCTTTTGACAAACGGCCTAAGAAATCGGTTGGTTCTCCTGTTGAGGAAGAAACTCAAGATTAA
- a CDS encoding ArpU family phage packaging/lysis transcriptional regulator → MRKDNYNTELVDIDEKQMQKMVINELRNYRALKVKVDNQREQREHGVDLFPSLQKANGLKNLNNSEELRVKQMERALNACLDETERTILERKFLSSVEINDLTIYSEFGIKKGKYYEKKRSAMLRLATAIGII, encoded by the coding sequence GTGAGGAAAGATAATTATAATACTGAATTAGTTGATATTGATGAGAAGCAAATGCAGAAGATGGTAATAAATGAGTTGCGAAACTATCGGGCTTTAAAGGTAAAAGTAGACAATCAACGAGAACAAAGAGAGCATGGTGTGGATTTATTCCCCTCTTTACAAAAGGCTAATGGATTAAAGAATCTTAATAATAGTGAAGAGCTTAGAGTAAAACAGATGGAGAGAGCATTGAATGCTTGCTTAGATGAAACAGAACGGACTATTTTAGAGCGAAAATTTTTATCTTCAGTTGAAATAAATGATCTTACTATCTATTCAGAGTTTGGAATCAAGAAAGGAAAATACTATGAAAAGAAGCGTTCGGCTATGCTAAGATTAGCAACCGCTATTGGAATTATTTAA
- a CDS encoding helix-turn-helix domain-containing protein encodes MAEFGKYLKAMREQRGLGVNQLAALSGVSSSLISRVENEKRGAPKSSTLDELAKVLKASQVEFYFMAGHVGALEYNQDFIPSDLALHYLSDEDKKLFNKDKLKQNLNDERDIAKRMEAIRKDLKTPDGLNFSGEPLSEEAIESLLEAMEYAVRQTQRINKKYVPKKYRDNN; translated from the coding sequence ATGGCTGAGTTCGGAAAATATTTAAAAGCTATGAGAGAACAACGCGGATTAGGTGTCAATCAGCTTGCTGCTCTATCCGGAGTTAGTTCTTCTTTAATATCTAGAGTCGAAAACGAAAAAAGAGGCGCTCCAAAAAGCTCTACATTAGATGAACTAGCAAAGGTTTTAAAAGCATCGCAAGTAGAATTCTATTTTATGGCAGGTCACGTTGGTGCTCTTGAATACAATCAAGATTTTATCCCTTCAGATTTAGCATTACACTATTTATCTGACGAGGATAAAAAGTTATTTAATAAAGATAAATTAAAACAAAATCTTAATGATGAACGTGACATTGCAAAAAGAATGGAAGCCATAAGAAAGGACTTAAAAACGCCAGATGGTCTGAATTTTTCAGGTGAACCTTTATCTGAGGAGGCAATAGAATCCCTCCTAGAAGCAATGGAGTATGCAGTAAGGCAAACGCAACGAATTAACAAGAAATATGTCCCTAAAAAGTACAGAGATAATAATTAG
- a CDS encoding distal tail protein Dit, with product MELFRPPTPPIEFITFDQQTDGERVLRKHFSGMELAVPITIRSDKRIEELKQDLSKWLVHSEPKKLQFVDMPNMYYLAFYQSMELDERINFAKGVLTFYLPEAYRFGQTRVLQIDSSDKTHMVLGQKETHWNSKTIFKQETTNYSIELLAGKRITLHYTFGVGDTLEIDSRLRKIVLNGVVRMPLLSLASEWFKVQPGENQIRSSYSTEVTYTEKFY from the coding sequence ATGGAACTATTTCGTCCTCCTACCCCACCTATAGAATTTATAACTTTTGACCAACAAACAGATGGTGAAAGAGTACTTCGTAAACACTTTTCAGGGATGGAGTTAGCTGTACCTATCACTATTCGCAGTGATAAGCGAATTGAAGAGCTAAAACAAGATCTATCTAAATGGCTTGTACACTCTGAACCGAAAAAACTGCAATTTGTTGACATGCCGAATATGTATTATTTGGCTTTTTATCAATCTATGGAACTTGATGAACGTATCAATTTTGCTAAAGGCGTCCTAACCTTCTATTTACCTGAGGCATATCGGTTTGGGCAGACTAGAGTTTTGCAAATTGACTCATCTGACAAGACTCACATGGTCTTAGGACAAAAGGAAACGCACTGGAATAGCAAAACGATTTTTAAACAAGAAACTACGAATTATTCTATTGAATTGTTAGCAGGCAAACGAATTACATTACATTACACCTTTGGCGTGGGTGATACGTTAGAGATTGACTCTCGTTTGCGAAAAATCGTACTAAATGGTGTAGTACGGATGCCGCTGCTTTCTTTAGCATCCGAGTGGTTCAAGGTCCAACCTGGGGAAAATCAGATAAGGTCGAGTTATAGTACCGAAGTGACGTATACAGAAAAGTTCTATTAA
- a CDS encoding LytTR family transcriptional regulator DNA-binding domain-containing protein: MISVERILKFERHGSTIYVQTEDERYRLMRSLEDLDNWLKDFTSLDRANLVNMKKVVRLSKSNKLVFFSDVDGHSAKVSRRNLSKIVKLKTDNRSH; encoded by the coding sequence ATGATCTCGGTTGAAAGAATTTTAAAGTTTGAACGACATGGTAGCACTATCTACGTTCAAACAGAGGATGAAAGATATCGTTTAATGAGAAGTTTGGAGGATTTAGATAATTGGCTTAAAGATTTTACTTCATTAGATAGAGCGAATTTAGTTAATATGAAGAAAGTGGTTAGGTTATCTAAGTCAAATAAGCTTGTTTTCTTTAGTGATGTAGACGGTCATTCCGCTAAAGTCAGTCGTCGCAACTTGTCGAAGATTGTCAAATTAAAAACTGATAACCGTTCGCATTAA
- a CDS encoding ImmA/IrrE family metallo-endopeptidase → MIWIKETVREVTEKYKTTDPFELADHLNVIIVEWSLDEEINGFYHYERRNKYIFLNNSLNETFKRYTLAHELGHSILHPKFNAAKMKEHTLYSQEKIEIEADTFAVELLITDLFLKENQNRISTIKDAALENGVPLELAHLKKV, encoded by the coding sequence TTGATTTGGATCAAAGAAACAGTTAGAGAGGTCACCGAGAAGTATAAAACTACCGACCCTTTTGAACTAGCGGATCATTTAAACGTTATTATAGTGGAATGGAGCCTAGACGAGGAAATTAATGGTTTTTATCACTACGAAAGAAGGAATAAGTATATATTTTTAAATAACTCGTTAAACGAGACATTCAAACGGTACACTCTAGCACATGAATTGGGCCATTCAATTTTACACCCTAAATTTAATGCGGCAAAAATGAAAGAACATACACTTTATTCGCAGGAAAAGATTGAAATTGAAGCAGATACCTTTGCGGTTGAATTATTAATAACAGATCTTTTTCTTAAAGAGAATCAAAATAGAATCTCTACAATAAAAGACGCAGCTCTTGAAAATGGAGTACCTTTAGAATTAGCACACCTTAAGAAGGTATGA
- a CDS encoding phage head spike fiber domain-containing protein, translating into MNLLRRLVNSPSKVSAIEQEVKSVGKGGRNYVVNGDFSYDLNSWRNWGTASGTKRLTTINDLPGFKTGFYFDSTSTGEHGYAQDNIDTNEGEGYLLSAWIRVTKGGGKVRIQEGNSSNGWTRSDYDVDSIKGKWVRVTHKFTAKSTFTGVYIGQAGGLSEFLSADVTGMQLEKGISLSDWKPAPEDAINRITKTETAIIQTNAAIEQRATKTSVDNLSGRVTSAEGRLTTQAWRNLSKGRAEQTRSRVKYTARINKDKSRTDSSCGIFTN; encoded by the coding sequence ATGAACTTACTCAGACGGTTGGTCAATTCACCAAGCAAAGTTTCTGCTATTGAGCAAGAAGTGAAGTCAGTTGGTAAAGGTGGAAGAAACTACGTCGTTAATGGGGATTTCAGTTACGATCTTAATAGTTGGCGTAATTGGGGTACTGCTTCTGGTACTAAGAGATTAACGACTATTAACGACTTGCCAGGATTCAAAACTGGTTTTTATTTTGATTCTACTTCAACCGGAGAACATGGATATGCTCAAGATAATATAGATACGAATGAGGGAGAAGGATATCTTTTATCAGCTTGGATACGCGTCACAAAAGGCGGCGGTAAAGTAAGAATACAGGAAGGTAATTCATCAAATGGATGGACACGTTCTGATTATGATGTAGATTCGATAAAAGGGAAATGGGTGAGAGTGACACATAAGTTCACCGCTAAAAGCACTTTTACAGGGGTCTATATAGGTCAAGCAGGAGGACTTTCAGAATTTCTTTCTGCTGATGTTACTGGTATGCAATTAGAAAAAGGAATCTCTCTCTCTGATTGGAAGCCGGCACCGGAAGACGCAATTAACCGTATAACCAAAACTGAAACAGCCATTATTCAGACAAACGCAGCTATTGAACAACGCGCAACTAAAACCTCGGTCGATAACTTATCAGGTCGAGTGACAAGCGCAGAAGGTAGACTCACCACTCAGGCTTGGAGAAATCTCAGCAAGGGTAGAGCGGAACAAACTCGTAGCAGAGTTAAATATACAGCCAGAATCAATAAAGATAAAAGCAGGACTGATTCATCTTGCGGGATCTTCACGAATTGA
- a CDS encoding DUF1617 family protein, which translates to MKIEIQNDQIVQAVNLLFNLPLKGKQSRHRTKFITLLEKRLKEVNEDQLVIVKEHAHLDEDGEPKKVENDTKWDIKDENLEQFGKEIDELYEERYVIEGGNKTDYLITLKSILDECQEEFRGQKAMTYDMLCDLFEEEEETQKTETKTEE; encoded by the coding sequence ATGAAAATAGAAATTCAAAATGACCAAATCGTACAAGCTGTTAATTTACTCTTTAATCTTCCTTTAAAAGGAAAACAGTCCCGTCACCGCACTAAGTTTATTACCTTATTAGAGAAGCGATTGAAGGAGGTTAATGAGGACCAATTAGTCATAGTAAAAGAACATGCTCACTTGGACGAGGACGGAGAACCGAAGAAAGTAGAGAATGATACCAAATGGGATATTAAAGATGAGAATCTTGAGCAATTTGGTAAAGAAATTGACGAGCTTTATGAAGAGAGATATGTCATTGAAGGGGGGAATAAAACAGATTATCTGATAACTTTAAAGTCCATATTAGATGAGTGTCAGGAAGAATTCAGAGGACAAAAGGCAATGACTTACGATATGTTGTGTGATTTGTTTGAAGAAGAGGAAGAAACACAAAAAACTGAAACGAAAACAGAGGAGTGA
- a CDS encoding phage holin family protein, giving the protein METISVFFNLESLEVAKFYLFGPVKWLDLLVVLMVVDIITGVMKAIKKKDLRSRSALFGYARKIAMFGIIIVANIVDRILDLNGMVATATVLFYMANEILSITENAAHIGLKVPPVIMEKLRGFNQHGPEEQPKSEESEEK; this is encoded by the coding sequence ATGGAAACAATATCAGTATTTTTTAATTTGGAGAGTTTAGAAGTGGCTAAGTTTTATTTGTTTGGACCAGTAAAGTGGTTGGATCTACTCGTTGTGCTAATGGTGGTAGACATCATCACAGGAGTTATGAAAGCAATCAAAAAGAAAGACTTGCGTAGTCGATCTGCACTGTTTGGTTACGCTCGTAAGATTGCCATGTTTGGGATCATCATCGTGGCAAACATTGTAGATAGAATACTGGATTTAAACGGCATGGTTGCCACGGCGACTGTGCTTTTTTATATGGCTAATGAAATCTTATCAATTACAGAGAACGCAGCACACATTGGTTTAAAAGTTCCACCAGTCATTATGGAGAAATTACGTGGTTTTAATCAGCATGGACCAGAAGAACAACCAAAATCAGAGGAGAGTGAAGAGAAATGA
- a CDS encoding phage tail protein has translation MIISEGKVVIDTSLGGANFAKSIKGLKEKFNKEKDAIVNSVVGIDKMASSIGLDKLGSTAINIVKDSIPKAFDRIDAIESFKRVMSDATGSTELANSALERTGSIVNGTAYSLDVAAQGVQDFVTRGVDVDKATSRIEAWGDAVAFYGNGSNEQLTSVTSTLSEMTKNGQVDLGQLNNLFDNGIDAVGMYAKATGRDTESVQKDLAAGALTAEGFIDTVTTAMTEGTNGVTNISGAAKELGGTWDTAFDSMQSSVANGVVSIIQGIDEMLTSNGLPDMQTMVAEFGRYFEEVLTTIGENIPPVVEQIKEIYNNLEPWLPLLGAIAAGLGTVVTSAATFNSLNEVMKKLNNTILMNPYVWLAAAIVAAAVLIYIYWEPISEFFINLWESIKESALLIWEILRIAWQETVEWFKELWLGIVDFFTELWTGIVEYAITIWDSFTEKIDEVVSLILTLFAPLIEFFITMWTTIFENTTQIWDNLIIMLSTVWTNIQTMAAALWELIKIAILAPILLLIDLVTGDMEGFASHLSQIWLKIQEAASAIWKALKENVSIIISTLVENLKLIWGIFLTYITGIWTAIWETGKNIFNLIKDTIKEKMDEAKNKISEIWESIKAKFSIILIALVAMVISKFLEIRRNIQEKMNEAKATLQEIWNNIVLFILLAAIKIVKSVTDKFNEIKQAVKDKMDEARQNIEDAWNKARDFLANIDLLQIGKNIIQGLINGLGSMVGKVTEKITGIATTIKNGIKGALGIRSPSRWMRDMIGKNMMTGWEIGMERKKGSVQNMSSRASEWMKPEVPDLSDVMGNLKSLATPVRGLIDVGNVGLPSLQINSQQAQAIARQEDVASSNEKNPATINVYVGAKKIASEIVDDLTKLQERKTFRKSRNGVRVT, from the coding sequence ATGATTATTTCAGAGGGTAAGGTAGTTATAGACACAAGTTTAGGTGGAGCAAATTTTGCCAAAAGTATCAAAGGATTAAAGGAAAAATTCAACAAAGAAAAAGACGCTATTGTAAATAGTGTAGTTGGAATCGATAAAATGGCTTCTTCAATTGGTTTAGATAAACTCGGATCTACAGCAATTAACATTGTCAAAGATTCGATCCCAAAAGCCTTTGACCGGATTGATGCGATTGAAAGTTTTAAACGAGTCATGTCTGATGCTACAGGTAGTACAGAGCTTGCAAATTCTGCTCTTGAGCGAACGGGTAGTATTGTAAATGGAACAGCTTACAGCTTGGATGTTGCTGCACAAGGAGTCCAAGATTTTGTCACTCGCGGCGTAGATGTCGATAAAGCGACCAGTAGAATTGAAGCATGGGGTGATGCAGTTGCATTCTATGGAAATGGTTCGAATGAACAGCTGACAAGTGTGACAAGTACATTATCCGAAATGACAAAAAATGGACAAGTGGACTTGGGTCAGCTCAATAATCTATTTGATAATGGGATTGACGCAGTAGGTATGTACGCCAAAGCAACAGGTCGTGATACCGAATCCGTACAAAAGGATTTAGCAGCTGGTGCACTTACTGCCGAAGGGTTTATAGACACAGTTACAACAGCTATGACGGAAGGAACAAATGGTGTTACAAATATCTCAGGGGCAGCGAAAGAACTAGGAGGAACGTGGGATACAGCCTTTGATAGTATGCAATCATCTGTAGCTAATGGAGTAGTAAGTATTATTCAAGGTATTGATGAAATGTTAACAAGTAATGGATTGCCAGATATGCAAACCATGGTTGCAGAGTTTGGAAGATACTTTGAAGAAGTACTCACAACAATTGGGGAGAATATTCCTCCTGTAGTCGAACAGATTAAAGAGATATATAACAATTTGGAGCCATGGTTACCCCTATTAGGTGCGATAGCTGCAGGACTTGGTACGGTAGTTACGAGTGCTGCTACCTTCAACTCACTTAATGAAGTAATGAAGAAATTAAACAATACTATTTTGATGAATCCTTATGTGTGGTTAGCTGCTGCTATTGTTGCTGCTGCTGTTCTTATTTACATCTACTGGGAACCAATTAGTGAATTCTTCATTAATCTTTGGGAGAGTATTAAGGAAAGTGCACTATTGATCTGGGAGATTTTGAGAATTGCGTGGCAGGAGACGGTAGAATGGTTCAAGGAGCTATGGTTAGGTATTGTAGACTTTTTTACTGAGTTATGGACTGGAATTGTAGAGTATGCGATAACGATTTGGGATAGCTTTACAGAGAAAATTGATGAGGTTGTTAGTTTAATTTTAACGTTATTTGCTCCACTTATTGAATTCTTCATAACGATGTGGACGACAATTTTTGAAAACACTACACAGATTTGGGACAACCTCATTATAATGCTATCGACAGTCTGGACCAATATACAAACGATGGCTGCCGCATTGTGGGAGCTAATTAAAATAGCTATACTGGCTCCAATTCTTCTCTTAATCGATTTGGTTACTGGTGATATGGAAGGCTTTGCTTCTCACTTATCTCAAATTTGGTTGAAAATCCAAGAAGCAGCTAGTGCAATTTGGAAAGCCCTTAAAGAAAATGTAAGTATCATTATAAGTACCTTGGTTGAAAACCTCAAATTGATATGGGGAATATTTCTAACGTACATTACTGGAATTTGGACCGCGATATGGGAAACCGGTAAAAACATCTTTAATTTGATAAAAGACACGATCAAAGAAAAGATGGATGAGGCAAAAAATAAAATATCAGAAATATGGGAATCAATCAAAGCGAAATTTTCAATTATCCTTATCGCTCTTGTAGCAATGGTTATAAGTAAGTTTTTAGAGATAAGGAGAAATATTCAAGAAAAAATGAATGAAGCGAAAGCAACGCTTCAAGAAATTTGGAACAATATCGTTTTATTTATTCTTTTGGCAGCAATAAAAATCGTCAAAAGTGTAACGGATAAATTTAATGAGATCAAGCAAGCAGTTAAAGACAAAATGGATGAAGCAAGACAAAACATTGAAGATGCATGGAATAAAGCAAGAGATTTTCTTGCAAATATCGATCTTTTACAAATTGGTAAGAATATTATACAAGGACTAATCAATGGATTGGGGTCCATGGTTGGCAAAGTTACAGAAAAGATTACTGGAATAGCAACTACTATTAAAAATGGTATTAAAGGGGCACTAGGCATTCGTTCTCCTTCGCGTTGGATGCGTGACATGATAGGAAAGAACATGATGACCGGTTGGGAAATCGGTATGGAGCGAAAGAAGGGCTCTGTCCAAAATATGAGTTCAAGGGCTTCAGAATGGATGAAACCAGAAGTACCGGATTTATCTGATGTGATGGGTAATCTGAAATCTCTCGCAACACCTGTACGTGGACTTATAGATGTTGGCAATGTAGGACTGCCCTCTCTGCAAATAAATAGTCAGCAAGCACAAGCTATTGCCAGGCAAGAGGATGTAGCAAGCTCAAATGAGAAAAATCCAGCTACCATTAATGTTTACGTCGGCGCAAAGAAGATTGCAAGTGAAATTGTAGATGACCTTACAAAGCTTCAAGAGCGTAAAACCTTTCGGAAAAGTAGAAATGGGGTGAGAGTTACATGA